In Rhodopirellula islandica, the sequence TCGGGTGCGCAGGCGGAGCCTGGGAACCAGCGAAGACGCTCAACCTCGTCTGGGCGAAGTCGCGGCGGCCTGCTAAAATCCGCCTCGCCGGATGGGTGGCCGAGTGGTCGAAGGCTCTAGTCTTGAAAACTAGCGTAGGGGAGACCTTACCGTGGGTTCGAATCCCACCCCATCCGCTTCTTCTCTCACCGCTCGCGGCGGACAAACGGCCGAGACTGTTCTCGGCGGGTCACGCGAACCGCATCGGTTGCGAATCAGACCAGCAGCGGCTGCAACAATTGCCGCCGGGTCACCACGCTGCCAATCTTGCCACTTGGTTCGTACAGCACCGCGACGTCGCTGTGAGCGTCGTACAAACGCAGCAGCAACCCCAAGTGCCGGTCCGTCAAGGAACCGCGAACGATTGGCAGCGGCGTGGGAACCTGATCCTGGTGCACCAAGTCCGCGTAGCGATAAAAGCCGATGATCCGCCCTTTCCGACGCACCAAGATGATCGGGTGATTCTGCCGGCGAGCCTGACGACGAGCAAGTTCCAAATCCACCGGGGAATCCACCACCGCCAAACGCTCCGGCCGCACACCGAACTGAACCGCGGAACCGTTGCCAACATCAAACACGTTCTGAGCCAAATTCCGTTGACCCGCAGCGAGAATCCCGGCGTCCTGGCCCGCTTGCAACACCTGGTCCAAGTCACCGCGAGCCATCGAGAGCCGCAATCGAAACGGTGTTTCGCCCGTCAATTTCTGAAGCGCAGTCCCCAGCAAACTCAACAGCAGCGAGATTGGCGCGAACACGATCGTTGCCAACAACAACAACCACCGCGTGCCTCGAAGCAATCGATACGGCGCCTGATAAAACAGATGCTTGGGAAGCAACTCCCCAAACACAAACACAACGGGCGTC encodes:
- a CDS encoding CNNM domain-containing protein, translated to MMMAMGIFLIGLALSAFFSGSETGLYRVSRTRLVLDGLSGSFAGRGLVWMINHPAIFVATTLVGNNLANYLTSLAIVMFVGTLVGGGEAIELAATVMMTPVVFVFGELLPKHLFYQAPYRLLRGTRWLLLLATIVFAPISLLLSLLGTALQKLTGETPFRLRLSMARGDLDQVLQAGQDAGILAAGQRNLAQNVFDVGNGSAVQFGVRPERLAVVDSPVDLELARRQARRQNHPIILVRRKGRIIGFYRYADLVHQDQVPTPLPIVRGSLTDRHLGLLLRLYDAHSDVAVLYEPSGKIGSVVTRRQLLQPLLV